The Episyrphus balteatus chromosome 3, idEpiBalt1.1, whole genome shotgun sequence genome segment caaaaagtttcgttgaaatcgaataagaagtttcggagatattcgaatttaaaaaaaacggttctatggcaggtaccgttaataatgatttttgaaaaaaaaattttcattgaaatatagaccttagctcaaaactaacatttgaattttttaaagaaaatcgttggagccgtttttgagatatttcaattttactaaagtcggtatatgacaagtaccgttatttttggtccaaaaaaattaattccaaaaacccctctggagagtcgccaaataacgctacataccaagtttgacattaatcggtccatccgttgaggctgtagctccttatacagacagacagacagacagacagacagactgacagacagacagacagacagacggacttccgggacccacttttttggcattgtctaccatcgtaatgtcatggaaaaatgttatctcaacttttttttttgtacgaatgcataacttgatatatagtacctatatcgcaagtaaaaagaagaTTCATTTATATAGATTACTCACCACCGAACAAGTGTAAGGTTTCTCGCCTGTATGAAATCTCCTATGCTTCTTCAAAGCAACTAATGATGGGAAATTTTTATCACAAAGATCACAATCAAAAGGCCTCTCTCCGGTATGAGTTCGAATGtgaatgctataaaaaaaattaaaataatttaatactttccaaccttttaaaaatgaaagaaaaaatgataaataataataaaaatcacaTTGATAACTTACTTCAATGTCGAAAGACTGTAAAAACATTTCTTACAAAATGGACACCTATAATCTGATTTCTTTCCCGATGATCCTTGACCCAAATGGGTTTTCAAATGCGAACGTAAATTATCCATCCGGACAAAATCTTTGCCACAAACTTTACAGGCCATTGTATCGGCTGCCTTCCCACCGCACGCCGAATATTTCATATGCCTTTTTAAATGATATGCCCGAGTAAAATCTTTACCACACTTTCTGCATGCAAACGGTTTGCCACGTGTCATATGCTGGTCAATATGAAGTTCCAATAAAGCTGCCGTTCGAATTCGGCCATTACATATTTGACAAGGAAAATCGTCATTTTCCGAATGAATAAGAAACATGTGACGTTCAAGACTTAATTgagttttgaaagtttttggaCAATCTGCGCAATTGATGTGACCACCCTGAAGAAAggtaataatatatttttaataaataaagacTTTAAATAGAAATAATTCCTACATGACACGTCTCATAGCTTTCACCACAACAAAAGCAGATATCCTTTTTATGCATATGCAAGGcctctttttcaattttctcaatattCTTGAGCATTTCATCTCTTCGAACTACCAAGTCAGCGCTGAAGACACAAAATGAAATATGTCTCTTAAGAGCCTGTTATTAAAAGAAACATAAAAGTTCAGTTTatagttatttaaaattattgctttccaacaaaaaattaacctttactgttcgaaatgttttaaaacattttccacATACATGTTCGACAATTTCTTGAGTTCTAACAACCAATGCATCTACATCTTCTTCATCTAAATCGTCGTCTCCTTCTTCTTCAATTTGAATTTCTTCGCGGCATTGAGCCACTGGTACTGGTTGGTCGTTATTAAAATTATCAGATAGTATAAAGTTGATttcgttttcttcttcttcgtcattTTTGAATTCAGTCAAGACATAATGTTCAGTTGGTGCTTCTGCTTCTGAGCGAATTACAAATTCTACTTCTTCATCTAATTCGGCTGTTCTAATTGGTTTTTTGGtatttagaagaaatttttttattgatgtttGAGTTTTAGATGGTTGTTCTTTGGAgattttattaatactactTCGAGTTGACCTCGTAGACCTGGAAAGTAAAAAAGTGTCAAGAACAGTTGCTAagaatattaaaacttttttatgtgttttactTTCCTCATGATCCGCATCagatcatttatttatttgcgaaacaataacataacaaaatcctgcttttgttgtaaagctaataaaaactaTGATCTGATCCGGaccacgaggaaaataaaacacagctaatataatttttttctcatcgAGACATGATagtctggggtcgaattacggcatacgttcgttaacgtatggttgctatgtgtccctatctgtttctactaaataaatagagacacaaatagtaaaaacgttaacgaataatcctaatcgtatgctgtaattcgacccctgattttaatctcgaattcgatttttttttttttttcaaatccttaaATTATACTGCggtgaaatattttgtttaaattataatacataccgtgttttattggtaactcagtactccGTCtactaaaaattttgtattgtgaacaacaacaaacgattgCTCTTATTTATTATTAGTAATTCTTTGTTGTTGAAGGGTCCAAAATGTATAGgtttagaaaaataatattcttagcaatcatttgttgttgtttacagtgcaaaagttaccaataaaacacgccAAATGAAAGGTTCATATGTGGCCAGTGAAAGAAATGTTTCTTTTATCTTTAAATTATTGTTATGGTTTTGAGGCTATGAATAATCTATCAGGTTAGGGGAAGAACTGCGGCGGAAGTCGAGTTTAACTTTTAGAATGTCCTTTATCACTCTAAAACTACACACATATCGAGCCCTTCCCGCCAAATTATCGTAACCGACATGGCGCTTAGTTGATTacattaacacaaaaaaagttatatcatATTCGTTTAGtgttgaaaaaataactttaaatgttgtccataattcaaaatttaatttggcgCTTACGATTATTTGGCGGTAAGGGGTCGATTTATCAATTCTTATTATGGCCTTTTAGCAGTGTTTCCACTGTAGTCTTGGCATTGGGCCCTTCGAGAAATTAGGAGAGTTGTGGTCTGCAAAAGCACTGGCGGCACCATGCAAAGTATTTTGTAGTAaaacttttctaaaatatcaGGTCTTTATTATAGTGCATAATATGCAGATCGACCAAAATTTTAGATCGCAAACAAAATTCTCTCCAAAATTTAGCGGAGCTAAAATTGTTTCACATTGACACGTCGATGTTGTATATATCCTTTTTAGAGGACAGCAAATACTTTGCTCTTATTGACCGTAAACCCTTTTTTGCCGCTTTTGATTCGATGCTTACTAAAACGACACCATGCTGTGTTCTTCCGATTACGCCAATATCTTCAGAATATGCAAGCACCTGGATGGACTTTGAAAGATGGAGCCTAAAATGACTTTGCCGAAGCAACGTACATCCCCTTTCCACATCCTGTACACACTGAAGAGTTTGGCAGATCGTCTTTGTAGATACTGTCATACTCGTCTTTTCAATCGATTAATAGGTCGTGGGTTTTTTCCAAGATTTGTCGTTATGTGACAAAAATTCATATGTacttttttggt includes the following:
- the LOC129915651 gene encoding protein suppressor of hairy wing, yielding MSTRSTRSSINKISKEQPSKTQTSIKKFLLNTKKPIRTAELDEEVEFVIRSEAEAPTEHYVLTEFKNDEEEENEINFILSDNFNNDQPVPVAQCREEIQIEEEGDDDLDEEDVDALVVRTQEIVEHVCGKCFKTFRTVKALKRHISFCVFSADLVVRRDEMLKNIEKIEKEALHMHKKDICFCCGESYETCHGGHINCADCPKTFKTQLSLERHMFLIHSENDDFPCQICNGRIRTAALLELHIDQHMTRGKPFACRKCGKDFTRAYHLKRHMKYSACGGKAADTMACKVCGKDFVRMDNLRSHLKTHLGQGSSGKKSDYRCPFCKKCFYSLSTLNIHIRTHTGERPFDCDLCDKNFPSLVALKKHRRFHTGEKPYTCSVCKANFAVKEVLNRHMKRHTGEKPHSCDECGKRFIQATQLRNHLKTHLRPYECPECPEKFKTAKQLEKHSREHVMKKKRNEFIAAQSIESDKTKRRVPKQYKCEDCNVTFRTVASFLRHESSEEHMENAKKHCQICGLEFKNTKALQFHVLKYHESSMDNNSSTSNIDTVKTENEDVIIQEYVLEALPEHPEEELPDKPKVQSYTILANSNEVSPECMKPLQAKSRLRSELRKSMAECLREAPSAKPIEIAVSEEEVQLTVNVGKLLDMLVDTETLTKFGWPSESVEKVLCKVIENCGHNMSQTVFTDDYCTRMREYVKLLFTVVIQNDTIKELLNNYPIDEVIEFVLSNEDENDDVDD